The Syntrophorhabdaceae bacterium genome window below encodes:
- a CDS encoding nucleoside transporter C-terminal domain-containing protein, with protein MTIYNGVSAAGVLCFLGFLLLFSRHRRRVSLRVVAWGVGIQIVFALFVFLVPFGSRLFLVLNDITMQVIDSAFEGIRFLFGPLALPPGTAGSPGFILAFQALPSIIFFAALMELMYYVGIMERLIGLFARVFVKVMGISGAESLCASAQIFLGIESNLTVRPYLKEMTTSELMVVLTTGMATIASSVLGFYVIILSGVFPKVAGHLISASILLAPAAIVAAKILFPETGSPKTLGKVIAVEYQKAANPIEAIINGAMTGVRMLVGIGALLIAFIGLVALFDSGLLYLGKLIGSAAGATVDLSLNHILGYIFYPFTVAMGVPLEDAPQIARILGERIIMTEVKSYQDLSALVQAGKIVHERSVFIATYALCGFAHIPSLAIFVGGTSSLVPERTKDIAVIGLWALLAANVACFITGAMAGIFYTGGGGILFTF; from the coding sequence TTTCTCGGCTTCCTGCTTCTCTTTTCACGGCATCGGCGGCGGGTGAGCCTTCGCGTGGTCGCCTGGGGAGTGGGGATCCAGATCGTCTTCGCCCTCTTTGTCTTTCTTGTTCCCTTCGGATCGAGGCTCTTTCTTGTCCTTAACGATATCACGATGCAGGTCATCGACAGCGCCTTCGAGGGTATCCGCTTCCTTTTCGGTCCCCTTGCCCTGCCCCCGGGTACGGCCGGGTCGCCGGGGTTCATCCTGGCCTTTCAGGCCCTGCCCTCCATCATATTCTTCGCGGCCCTCATGGAACTCATGTATTACGTGGGGATCATGGAGCGTCTTATCGGCCTTTTCGCGCGGGTCTTCGTAAAGGTCATGGGCATCAGCGGAGCCGAATCTCTCTGTGCCTCCGCCCAGATATTCCTCGGCATCGAATCAAACCTGACGGTGCGGCCCTATCTCAAGGAAATGACCACGTCTGAACTTATGGTGGTCCTCACGACGGGCATGGCTACCATCGCGTCGAGTGTACTCGGCTTCTATGTCATCATTCTTTCGGGCGTCTTCCCGAAGGTGGCGGGGCACCTTATCTCGGCCTCGATCCTGCTCGCTCCCGCGGCGATCGTGGCGGCAAAGATCCTCTTTCCCGAGACCGGCTCTCCGAAAACCCTGGGGAAGGTTATAGCGGTGGAATACCAGAAGGCGGCAAATCCCATTGAGGCGATCATCAACGGGGCCATGACGGGCGTCAGGATGCTCGTTGGCATCGGCGCGCTGCTCATCGCCTTCATCGGCCTCGTGGCACTTTTCGACAGCGGCCTTCTCTACCTTGGAAAGCTTATCGGTTCGGCGGCCGGCGCGACTGTCGATCTGTCTCTCAATCATATCCTCGGCTACATCTTCTACCCTTTCACCGTCGCCATGGGCGTTCCTCTCGAAGACGCCCCGCAGATAGCGCGGATACTCGGCGAGCGCATCATCATGACGGAGGTCAAATCTTACCAGGACTTGAGCGCCCTCGTGCAGGCGGGAAAGATAGTCCACGAAAGAAGCGTCTTCATCGCGACCTATGCGCTGTGCGGATTCGCCCACATCCCATCACTGGCAATCTTTGTGGGCGGAACATCAAGCCTCGTCCCGGAGCGCACAAAGGACATCGCCGTGATCGGACTCTGGGCCCTCCTCGCCGCCAATGTGGCCTGCTTCATCACGGGAGCCATGGCGGGGATCTTCTACACGGGAGGCGGGGGTATTCTCTTCACATTCTGA